From a single Mesorhizobium shangrilense genomic region:
- a CDS encoding 16S rRNA (uracil(1498)-N(3))-methyltransferase, whose protein sequence is MRANYKMQRLFVPDDLGPDIAFDAGQQQSHYLQHVLRLGEGAEILLFNGRHGEWSATIAAKSKKAVRLKVLELQRPQPPLPDLVYCFAPLKQGRLDYLVQKAVEMGAGVLQPAITQHTQVAKPSIDRLRANVIEAAEQCGILAVPEVREAEKFERLLASWDKGRRLIFCDEDASTNNPLPALQAVRERKLGLLVGPEGGFSDEERKMLRALPFVTAIPLGSRILRADTAAVAALAVMQATIGDW, encoded by the coding sequence ATGCGCGCGAATTACAAGATGCAACGGCTGTTCGTCCCGGATGATCTCGGACCAGACATCGCGTTCGATGCCGGTCAGCAGCAAAGCCACTATCTCCAGCATGTGCTGCGACTTGGCGAAGGTGCCGAAATCTTGCTGTTCAATGGCCGCCATGGCGAGTGGTCGGCGACCATTGCAGCGAAATCCAAGAAAGCGGTCAGGCTGAAAGTGCTGGAACTGCAACGACCGCAGCCGCCGCTGCCCGATCTGGTCTATTGCTTCGCGCCTTTGAAGCAGGGACGACTCGACTATCTGGTGCAGAAGGCCGTCGAAATGGGCGCCGGCGTGCTTCAGCCGGCGATCACCCAGCATACGCAAGTGGCAAAACCTTCCATCGATCGCCTGCGCGCCAATGTCATCGAAGCCGCCGAACAGTGCGGTATCCTGGCGGTGCCGGAGGTGCGCGAGGCGGAAAAATTCGAACGCCTGCTGGCGAGCTGGGACAAGGGGCGCCGGCTGATCTTCTGCGACGAGGATGCGTCGACCAACAATCCGCTGCCAGCGCTGCAAGCCGTGCGGGAAAGAAAACTCGGGCTTCTGGTCGGGCCGGAGGGCGGCTTTTCCGACGAGGAGCGCAAGATGCTGCGCGCGCTTCCTTTCGTGACGGCCATCCCGCTGGGATCGCGTATCCTGCGCGCCGATACGGCAGCGGTCGCCGCCCTGGCGGTGATGCAAGCGACGATCGGGGACTGGTAG
- a CDS encoding metallophosphoesterase — protein MTTPGIHFLDAHGPDGVRLYAIGDVHGRLDLLAAMHHRIEEEIERDSPTDWRVIHLGDYVDRGPDSKGVIDFLVEARQRDPRHLMLTGNHDIGFLDFLRAPDPEGLFIRYGGVQTAQSYGVPLNEGANAWFGKAETLLRKGHAALVEAVPQAHVDFLRSLPFSMTFGDFFFCHAGIRPGIALENQSQLDLMWIRDVFHDHSGLYPKIVVHGHTPVPEAEVMANRVNVDTLAWQSGNLTALVVDGADKRILSMAGKRG, from the coding sequence TTGACGACCCCCGGCATCCACTTCCTCGACGCGCACGGACCGGACGGCGTGCGCCTCTACGCCATCGGCGACGTGCACGGCAGGCTCGACCTGTTGGCCGCCATGCATCACCGGATCGAGGAGGAGATCGAACGGGACTCGCCGACTGACTGGCGCGTCATCCATCTCGGAGACTATGTCGACCGTGGCCCCGATTCCAAAGGCGTCATCGATTTCCTTGTCGAAGCGCGGCAGCGCGATCCCCGTCACCTGATGCTCACCGGCAATCACGACATCGGCTTTCTCGATTTCCTGAGAGCCCCTGATCCCGAGGGGCTTTTCATCCGCTATGGCGGCGTGCAGACGGCGCAATCCTATGGCGTGCCGCTCAACGAAGGCGCCAATGCCTGGTTCGGCAAGGCCGAGACGCTGTTGCGAAAAGGGCATGCGGCGCTGGTCGAGGCGGTGCCGCAGGCTCATGTCGACTTCCTGCGGTCGCTGCCATTCTCGATGACGTTCGGGGACTTCTTCTTCTGCCATGCCGGCATCAGGCCGGGCATTGCGCTGGAAAACCAGAGCCAGCTGGATCTGATGTGGATTCGTGACGTCTTCCACGATCATTCCGGCCTCTATCCGAAGATCGTGGTGCACGGCCACACACCCGTGCCGGAAGCCGAGGTGATGGCCAACCGCGTCAATGTCGACACCCTCGCCTGGCAGTCAGGAAACCTTACCGCACTCGTCGTGGACGGCGCGGATAAACGTATCCTGTCGATGGCCGGTAAACGGGGTTAG
- a CDS encoding GFA family protein: MDRITRGGCLCGAVSYELHGELRPIVACHCNQCRKASGHYVAATQVEQKRATITGDTLRWFKSSEQAERGFCSVCGGNLFWRRFDSPFISVWAGTIDGKTGLKMESQLYPESAGDYYDLPAVRVIPQSELD; the protein is encoded by the coding sequence GTGGACAGGATTACACGAGGCGGCTGTCTGTGCGGCGCCGTCAGCTACGAATTGCATGGTGAATTGCGCCCGATCGTTGCCTGCCACTGCAACCAGTGCAGGAAGGCCAGCGGCCATTACGTCGCCGCCACGCAGGTCGAGCAGAAGCGTGCGACCATCACGGGCGACACGCTGCGCTGGTTCAAGTCGTCGGAACAGGCCGAGCGCGGTTTCTGTTCGGTATGTGGCGGCAACCTGTTCTGGCGTCGGTTCGACAGCCCGTTCATTTCCGTTTGGGCCGGGACCATCGACGGCAAGACCGGCCTGAAGATGGAAAGTCAGTTGTACCCGGAATCCGCCGGCGATTATTACGATCTGCCGGCGGTGCGCGTGATCCCGCAATCGGAACTGGATTAA
- a CDS encoding type 1 glutamine amidotransferase, with protein sequence MRVLVVQNYDNTGLGQVGAALAEAGADLDVRLPYKGDPLPDDAAEHDAMVVLGGGQNALADDDYPYFPALLELTRDFADKDRAVLGICLGSQLVARAFGGENKIGGANEFGWRGVSLTPNARTDAVLGALPEKFPIFQWHDDTFVLPENAVRLAGNDVAENQAFRVGRAVYGFQFHFEADRPMVKDWSTSFAPVIAARHPDWAGNLDGEMARNGPDADAAGLAIARAWVATI encoded by the coding sequence ATGCGGGTGCTGGTGGTCCAGAACTACGACAATACCGGCCTTGGTCAGGTCGGCGCCGCTCTTGCGGAAGCAGGCGCGGATCTTGACGTGCGTCTTCCTTACAAAGGTGACCCGCTGCCGGACGATGCGGCCGAACACGACGCCATGGTCGTGCTGGGCGGCGGCCAGAATGCGCTGGCGGATGATGACTATCCCTATTTTCCCGCCCTGCTCGAATTGACCCGCGATTTCGCCGACAAGGACCGCGCCGTGCTCGGCATCTGCCTTGGCAGCCAGCTGGTCGCCCGCGCCTTTGGTGGCGAGAACAAGATCGGCGGCGCCAATGAATTCGGCTGGCGCGGCGTGTCGCTGACGCCCAACGCCAGGACCGATGCCGTGCTCGGCGCGCTTCCCGAAAAATTCCCGATCTTCCAGTGGCATGACGATACGTTCGTGCTGCCCGAAAACGCCGTGCGGCTGGCCGGCAACGATGTTGCCGAGAACCAGGCGTTCCGCGTCGGCCGCGCCGTCTACGGCTTCCAGTTCCATTTCGAGGCCGACCGGCCGATGGTTAAGGACTGGAGCACGTCGTTCGCGCCCGTCATTGCCGCGCGCCATCCCGACTGGGCCGGCAATCTCGACGGCGAGATGGCCCGCAACGGACCGGACGCCGACGCCGCCGGCCTGGCGATCGCCCGCGCCTGGGTGGCAACGATCTGA